One Candidatus Binatia bacterium genomic window, AATTCGGCAGGGACTTCAGGGGCGTGCTGAGCGCTTTGACTTGTGCGGGTGTTGACATGCCCGCACACGCAATCCGGACACCCGACTCGAGGCAACTGATCAGCGTACGCGCAATCTCGCTTTGCGTGTCGGGCCTCCCCCCGAGCACATGGAGATCGTCGATCAGCAGGACGTCGAGCTGGCGATACTCCCGACGGCGCTCGTCAAGGCGGTCCTGGCGCAGCGCCCGGACGAACTCATCCCTCAATTCCTCGGCCGTCTTGAGGGCGAGGTGGGTCGCTGGGGCCCGATCAATCACGGCGTTGCCGATCGAATGGAGGAGATGTGTCTTGCCGACGCCGGGCCGACCATAGAGCCCGATAAGACGCGGGGCAGTCGGGCGAGTTTCGGCAAAGGCCCAGCATGCCCGATGTGCCACGGCGGCCCCTGGCGTGATGACAAAGCGATCAAACGTGAAGTGTGGGTTGAGTTGCATCGATGCCTCGCGCGGCGTGTGGTCCTACGTCTTTCTCAACTCTTGTGGCAGATCCTACCACACGC contains:
- a CDS encoding DnaA/Hda family protein codes for the protein MQLNPHFTFDRFVITPGAAVAHRACWAFAETRPTAPRLIGLYGRPGVGKTHLLHSIGNAVIDRAPATHLALKTAEELRDEFVRALRQDRLDERRREYRQLDVLLIDDLHVLGGRPDTQSEIARTLISCLESGVRIACAGMSTPAQVKALSTPLKSLPNSRFIGIKSPTLQALRRILRSSSVADGLAIPAMAL